From the genome of Treponema denticola:
CGATTTGCATAAGAGCATCTTCAGTACTAAGGCTTAAAAAGAAAACCAGGGCTTCTTGATAATTTTTTTGGTTATATAAACGAATACCTTCTTTTAATTCGGAATACATAGACCCCTCCCCTTTTGTCAAGATTATACAGAAAAAAAAACTTTTACTCAATAGCAAAATAATGCTTAAAAAATTCTTGCACAGCCCGCCGGTTTTGCCCTGTATATCAAAGGCTTAAACCCAAAGATTCTTTCATAATCGCCGACTTTTTCAATATAGGCTTTTGCATCTTGATCCCGCAAAATTGTATAAGTACATCCGCCGAAGCCCTTTCCCGTCATACGGGAACAAACCAAATTAGATACTGAAGGCTCTATAAATTCCAGAGAACGCTTTACAAGCCAGTCCAACTCAGGACATGAAATTTCAAATCGGTCTCTAAGCCCGTCATGAGAGCGGTTTAAAATGCGTGAAAGCATTATATTGTCTTTACGCTTTAAGGCATCCACAGCCTCATCTACACTCAAAGACTCTCTTATAATATAAGTTACCCTTCTGCGGACAGATTCGGGGATATCGATCTCTTCAAGCATTTTTTCGGTCAAATGCATCATATTTTTCGGCATATCCGGCTGTTTTTTTACCAATTCATAAGCTTCTATACATTCATCCAGACGGGCCGTCAACTCTTCTCGAGCAATTATACGGGGAACACGCGAATCCGTTAATATAATTGAATGACCGTCCATAGGAAAAGGATAAATATCCGCTGTTTTTTTTCGATGGTCGGTACGCACACAGTGATTTGATTTTGCAAAAAGGGCACACAGAATATCGGCTCGGTGGGCATAGGTGTTTAAGTGCTGGATATTTGCATGCTCAAGGATATCAACCAAGTCGCTTTTTGCAAGTTTTGGAGCAAACATCTTCCTCAATATAAGGGCCGTTGCCGTTTTAAGGGCATTTGGAGTACCTAATCCTGCATCGGCAGGTATTTCGGATAAGATTGTAAAATTTAAACCCGAAATACGATAACCGAAATCATTAAAGGCTGAAATAACGGCCTTGACCGAATTAGCCCATCTATCTTCACGCTTATACCTTAAACCTGAAGAAGATATTTTTTTCCGCTCGTTAAGGGATATAGAAAACAACCTAAAGTTATTGTCATTTCTCCTAGAAGCACAAGCATACAAATAATGATTTATACTCATCGATAGGGTATTCCCTTGAGCAAACCATGTATGCTCCCCCAGAAGATGAAATCGGCCGGGAGAGGCAGCACATACTTCAGGGTCGTCCCCATATTCGTCAATATGAAATGTAACTATTTTTTGCATAAATATATAATACTCGTTATATTGAAA
Proteins encoded in this window:
- a CDS encoding galactokinase; this encodes MQKIVTFHIDEYGDDPEVCAASPGRFHLLGEHTWFAQGNTLSMSINHYLYACASRRNDNNFRLFSISLNERKKISSSGLRYKREDRWANSVKAVISAFNDFGYRISGLNFTILSEIPADAGLGTPNALKTATALILRKMFAPKLAKSDLVDILEHANIQHLNTYAHRADILCALFAKSNHCVRTDHRKKTADIYPFPMDGHSIILTDSRVPRIIAREELTARLDECIEAYELVKKQPDMPKNMMHLTEKMLEEIDIPESVRRRVTYIIRESLSVDEAVDALKRKDNIMLSRILNRSHDGLRDRFEISCPELDWLVKRSLEFIEPSVSNLVCSRMTGKGFGGCTYTILRDQDAKAYIEKVGDYERIFGFKPLIYRAKPAGCARIF